Proteins co-encoded in one Strix uralensis isolate ZFMK-TIS-50842 chromosome 2, bStrUra1, whole genome shotgun sequence genomic window:
- the KCNE1 gene encoding potassium voltage-gated channel subfamily E member 1 translates to MLVLSNDTALNSLLSKLLQDYLEQTNSSAASQVRSASNNLEIVYVLLMVGLFGFFTVGVMLTNIRARRLEDSRDPYNTYIATDIWHKKDREYFQAKLIENYKLCCVFENQLAVEQPSMQIPEAKSS, encoded by the coding sequence ATGTTGGTGCTGTCTAATGACACAGCCCTGAATTCACTCCTCTCCAAGCTTCTTCAAGACTACCTGGAGCAGACGAACAGCTCTGCAGCTTCCCAAGTCAGAAGTGCCAGCAACAACCTTGAAATCGTCTACGTGCTGCTGATGGTCGGCCTCTTTGGCTTCTTCACAGTGGGAGTCATGCTGACCAACATCCGCGCCAGGAGGCTGGAGGACTCCCGCGACCCCTACAACACCTACATTGCCACAGACATTTGGCACAAGAAGGACAGGGAGTATTTTCAAGCCAAGCTCATAGAAAATTACAAGCTGTGTTGTGTCTTTGAAAACCAGTTGGCTGTGGAGCAGCCAAGCATGCAGATTCCTGAGGCAAAGTCTTCCTAG